In Piliocolobus tephrosceles isolate RC106 chromosome 6, ASM277652v3, whole genome shotgun sequence, the following are encoded in one genomic region:
- the ACOT4 gene encoding peroxisomal succinyl-coenzyme A thioesterase — protein MSATLILEPPGRCCWNEPVRIAVRGLAPEQRVTLRASLRDEKGALFWAHARYCADARGELDLERAPALGGSFAGLEPMGLLWALEPEKPFWRFLKRNVEIPFVVELEVLDGHDPEPGRLLCQAWHERLFLPPGVRRESVRAGRVRATLFLPPGPGPFPGIIDIFGIGGGLLEYRASLLAGHGFATLALAYYNFEDLPKNMDNISVEYFEEALCYMLQHPQVKGPGIGLLGISLGADICLSMASFLKNVSATVSINGSGISGNKGINYKHSSIPPLGYDLRRIKVAFSGLMDIVDIRNDLIGGYENSSMIPVEKAQGPILLIVGQDDHNWRSELYAQKVSERLQAHGKEKPQIICYPGTGHYIEPPYFPLCPASFHELVNKHVMWGGEPRAHSKAQVDAWKQILAFFCKHLGGTQKTAFPKL, from the exons ATGTCAGCAACGCTGATCCTGGAGCCCCCGGGCCGCTGCTGCTGGAACGAGCCGGTGCGCATTGCAGTGCGCGGCCTGGCCCCGGAGCAGCGGGTCACGCTCCGCGCGTCCCTGCGCGACGAGAAGGGCGCGCTCTTCTGGGCCCACGCGCGCTACTGCGCCGACGCCCGCGGCGAACTGGACCTGGAGCGCGCGCCCGCGCTGGGCGGCAGCTTCGCGGGACTCGAGCCCATGGGGCTGCTCTGGGCCCTGGAACCCGAGAAGCCTTTTTGGCGCTTCCTAAAGCGGAACGTAGAAATTCCCTTTGTCGTGGAGTTGGAGGTGCTGGACGGCCACGACCCCGAGCCTGGACGGCTGCTGTGCCAGGCGTGGCACGAGCGCCTTTTCCTCCCGCCGGGGGTGCGGCGCGAGTCGGTGCGCGCGGGCCGGGTGCGCGCCACGCTCTTCCTGCCGCCAG GACCTGGACCCTTCCCAGGGATCATTGACATCTTTGGTATTGGAGGGGGCCTGTTGGAATATCGAGCCAGCCTCCTTGCTGGCCATGGCTTTGCTACGTTGGCTCTAGCTTATTATAACTTTGAAGATCTCCCCAAGAACATGGACAACATATCCGTGGAGTACTTCGAAGAAGCCCTATGCTACATGCTTCAACATCCCCAG GTAAAAGGCCCAGGCATTGGGCTTTTGGGCATTTCTTTAGGAGCTGATATTTGTCTCTCAATGGCCTCATTCTTGAAGAATGTCTCAGCCACAGTTTCCATCAATGGATCTGGGATCAGTGGGAACAAAGGCATCAACTATAAGCACAGTAGCATTCCACCATTGGGCTATGACCTGAGGAGAATCAAGGTAGCTTTCTCGGGCCTCATGGACATCGTGGATATAAGGAATGATCTCATAGGAGGGTATGAGAACTCCAGCATGATTCCAGTAGAGAAGGCCCAGGGGCCCATCCTGCTCATCGTCGGTCAGGATGACCATAACTGGAGGAGTGAGTTGTATGCCCAAAAAGTCTCTGAACGGTTACAGGcccatggaaaggaaaaaccccAGATCATCTGTTACCCTGGGACTGGGCATTACATCGAGCCTCCTTACTTCCCCCTGTGCCCAGCTTCCTTTCACGAATTAGTGAACAAACATGTGATGTGGGGTGGGGAGCCCAGGGCTCATTCTAAGGCCCAGGTAGATGCCTGGAAGCAGATTCTAGCCTTCTTCTGCAAACACCTGGGAGGTACCCAGAAAACAGCTTTCCCCAAATTGTAA
- the LOC111520549 gene encoding acyl-coenzyme A thioesterase 1 isoform X1 → MASSPAVLRASRLYPWSLKSWAQLLGSPPMKQVGRIIRVPARMAATLILEPAGRCYWDEPVRIAVRGLAPEQPVTLRASLRDEKGALFQAHARYRADPHGELDLERAPALGGSFAGLEPMGLFWALEPEKPLLRLVKRDVRTPLAVELEVLDGHDPEPGRLLCRARQERHFLQPGVRRQLVRAGRVRGTLFLPPEPGPFPGIVDMFGTGGGLLEYRASLLAGKGFAVMALAFYNYEDLPKTMDILHLEYFEEAVNYLLSHPEVKGPGVGLLGFSKGGELCLSMASFLKGITAAVIINGSVANVGGTLHYKGETLPPVGVNRNRIKVTKDGYADIVDILNSPLEGPDQKSFIPVERAESTFLFLVGQDDHNWKSEFYANEACKRLQAHGRRKPQIICYAGAGHYIEPPYFPLCRASLHVLVGSPVIFGGEPRAHAMAQVDAWKQLQTFFHKHLGGQEGTIPAKL, encoded by the exons ATGGCCTCATCTCCTGCTGTCCTTCGAGCGTCCCGGCTGTACCCATGGAGCCTGAAGAGTTGGGCGCAGTTGCTAGGGTCTCCACCGATGAAGCAGGTTGGCCGGATCATTAGGGTTCCTGCTCGGATGGCAGCAACGCTGATCCTGGAGCCCGCCGGCCGCTGCTACTGGGACGAGCCGGTGCGAATCGCCGTGCGCGGCCTAGCTCCGGAGCAGCCGGTCACGCTGCGCGCGTCCCTGCGAGACGAGAAGGGCGCGCTTTTCCAGGCCCACGCGCGCTACCGCGCCGACCCCCACGGCGAGTTGGACCTGGAGCGCGCGCCCGCGCTGGGCGGCAGCTTCGCGGGGCTTGAGCCCATGGGGCTGTTCTGGGCCTTGGAGCCCGAGAAACCCTTGCTGCGGCTGGTGAAGCGCGACGTGCGAACGCCCTTGGCCGTGGAGCTAGAGGTGCTGGATGGCCACGACCCCGAGCCCGGGCGGCTGCTGTGCCGGGCGCGGCAGGAGCGGCACTTCCTCCAGCCGGGGGTGCGGCGCCAGCTGGTGCGCGCGGGCCGGGTGCGCGGGACTCTTTTCCTACCGCCAG AACCTGGGCCCTTTCCTGGGATTGTGGACATGTTCGGAACTGGAGGTGGCCTGCTGGAGTATCGGGCTAGTCTGCTGGCTGGGAAGGGTTTTGCTGTGATGGCTCTGGCTTTTTATAACTATGAAGACCTCCCCAAGACCATGGACATCCTCCATCTGGAGTACTTTGAAGAAGCCGTGAACTACTTGCTCAGTCATCCGGAG GTGAAAGGTCCAGGAGTTGGGCTGCTTGGATTTTCCAAAGGGGGTGAGCTCTGCCTTTCCATGGCCTCTTTCCTGAAGGGCATCACGGCCGCTGTCATCATCAACGGCTCTGTGGCCAATGTTGGGGGAACCTTACATTACAAGGGTGAGACCCTGCCCCCTGTGGGCGTCAACAGAAATCGCATCAAGGTGACCAAAGATGGCTATGCAGACATTGTGGATATCCTGAACAGCCCTTTGGAAGGACCTGACCAGAAGAGCTTCATTCCTGTGGAAAGGGCAGAGAGCACCTTCCTGTTCCTGGTAGGTCAGGATGACCACAACTGGAAGAGTGAGTTCTATGCTAATGAGGCCTGTAAACGCTTGCAGGCCCATGGGAGGAGAAAGCCCCAGATCATCTGTTACGCAGGGGCGGGACACTATATTGAGCCTCCTTACTTCCCACTGTGCCGGGCTTCCCTGCATGTCTTGGTGGGCAGTCCTGTTATCTTCGGAGGGGAGCCCAGGGCTCATGCCATGGCTCAGGTTGATGCTTGGAAACAACTCCAGACTTTCTTCCACAAACACTTGGGTGGCCAAGAGGGGACAATCCCAGcaaaactgtaa
- the LOC111520549 gene encoding acyl-coenzyme A thioesterase 1 isoform X2, with amino-acid sequence MEPEELGAVARVSTDEAEPGPFPGIVDMFGTGGGLLEYRASLLAGKGFAVMALAFYNYEDLPKTMDILHLEYFEEAVNYLLSHPEVKGPGVGLLGFSKGGELCLSMASFLKGITAAVIINGSVANVGGTLHYKGETLPPVGVNRNRIKVTKDGYADIVDILNSPLEGPDQKSFIPVERAESTFLFLVGQDDHNWKSEFYANEACKRLQAHGRRKPQIICYAGAGHYIEPPYFPLCRASLHVLVGSPVIFGGEPRAHAMAQVDAWKQLQTFFHKHLGGQEGTIPAKL; translated from the exons ATGGAGCCTGAAGAGTTGGGCGCAGTTGCTAGGGTCTCCACCGATGAAGCAG AACCTGGGCCCTTTCCTGGGATTGTGGACATGTTCGGAACTGGAGGTGGCCTGCTGGAGTATCGGGCTAGTCTGCTGGCTGGGAAGGGTTTTGCTGTGATGGCTCTGGCTTTTTATAACTATGAAGACCTCCCCAAGACCATGGACATCCTCCATCTGGAGTACTTTGAAGAAGCCGTGAACTACTTGCTCAGTCATCCGGAG GTGAAAGGTCCAGGAGTTGGGCTGCTTGGATTTTCCAAAGGGGGTGAGCTCTGCCTTTCCATGGCCTCTTTCCTGAAGGGCATCACGGCCGCTGTCATCATCAACGGCTCTGTGGCCAATGTTGGGGGAACCTTACATTACAAGGGTGAGACCCTGCCCCCTGTGGGCGTCAACAGAAATCGCATCAAGGTGACCAAAGATGGCTATGCAGACATTGTGGATATCCTGAACAGCCCTTTGGAAGGACCTGACCAGAAGAGCTTCATTCCTGTGGAAAGGGCAGAGAGCACCTTCCTGTTCCTGGTAGGTCAGGATGACCACAACTGGAAGAGTGAGTTCTATGCTAATGAGGCCTGTAAACGCTTGCAGGCCCATGGGAGGAGAAAGCCCCAGATCATCTGTTACGCAGGGGCGGGACACTATATTGAGCCTCCTTACTTCCCACTGTGCCGGGCTTCCCTGCATGTCTTGGTGGGCAGTCCTGTTATCTTCGGAGGGGAGCCCAGGGCTCATGCCATGGCTCAGGTTGATGCTTGGAAACAACTCCAGACTTTCTTCCACAAACACTTGGGTGGCCAAGAGGGGACAATCCCAGcaaaactgtaa